One Gammaproteobacteria bacterium DNA segment encodes these proteins:
- a CDS encoding CopG family transcriptional regulator — MSETSKRSTIYFDPQLHAALRLKAAHTHRSLSGIVNDAVRAALAEDQEDLAAFEERVSEPTMSYEALLDDLKAHGKL; from the coding sequence ATGAGCGAGACATCAAAGCGTTCCACGATTTATTTTGACCCTCAGTTACACGCCGCGCTGCGGTTGAAGGCCGCGCATACGCACCGTTCCCTATCAGGTATCGTCAACGATGCTGTTCGTGCGGCATTGGCAGAGGACCAGGAAGATTTGGCGGCGTTCGAGGAACGGGTTTCCGAACCAACAATGAGCTATGAGGCCTTGCTGGACGATTTGAAGGCCCATGGGAAACTATAA
- a CDS encoding cation:proton antiporter, which yields MFEVIVISFAFIAGLAARQVGLPPLVGFLASGFALNATGGALGLPAYSGEVLEHMAHIGVLMLLFTVGLKLKLGQLVKPHVIGGGLAHFAITVGVFTPGIHFVLDVDWNTALLLAIALSFSSTVLAAKILEGKRELGAFHGRAAIGILIIQDIVALGVIAVWGGNTPSIWALWILTLPLLRPLLYRLLDLSGHDEVLVLMGMLLALVVGGYAFQAVGVSGEIGALLMGVLVGSHERAKEMSEALWSLKEVFLVGFFLQIGMQGLPDAGDLAFALAFAVILPLKGILFFFLLVLFRLRARNAFLGGLSLAAYSEFGLIVAAAVLPEWLVPLAVTVALSFVIAAPLNRLAHPLYERFGSFLEGFEQAQRHPDEEPAAFGDAEILIMGMGRTGSAAYDFMVPRNPRVIGLDADPYTVAAQTAAGRNVVYTDVEDSNFWHGVDLAGIRAVVLAMDHVDAKVMAARQLRARGFAGPIISHALHEDHVGLIKQAGADETYLTMHEAGVGLAEHVCQALGNPVRSTAD from the coding sequence ATGTTCGAGGTCATCGTAATCTCTTTCGCTTTCATCGCCGGCCTGGCGGCGCGCCAGGTGGGCCTGCCGCCCCTGGTGGGCTTTCTGGCCTCGGGCTTTGCCCTCAATGCCACGGGGGGTGCCCTGGGCCTGCCGGCCTACAGCGGCGAGGTGCTGGAGCACATGGCCCATATCGGCGTGCTCATGCTGCTGTTCACCGTGGGTCTCAAGCTGAAGCTCGGTCAGCTAGTCAAGCCCCATGTCATCGGCGGCGGCCTCGCCCACTTCGCCATCACCGTAGGCGTGTTCACCCCGGGCATCCATTTCGTGCTGGACGTGGACTGGAACACCGCCCTGCTGCTGGCCATCGCCCTGTCCTTCTCCAGCACCGTGCTGGCGGCCAAGATCCTCGAGGGCAAAAGGGAACTCGGTGCCTTCCATGGCCGCGCCGCCATCGGCATCCTCATCATCCAGGACATCGTGGCCCTCGGGGTCATCGCGGTGTGGGGTGGCAACACGCCCTCCATCTGGGCCTTGTGGATCCTGACCCTGCCCCTGCTGCGTCCCCTGCTGTACCGGTTGCTGGACCTGAGCGGGCATGACGAGGTGCTGGTGCTCATGGGCATGCTGTTGGCCCTGGTGGTGGGGGGGTATGCCTTCCAGGCGGTGGGGGTGAGTGGCGAGATCGGTGCCCTGCTCATGGGGGTGCTGGTGGGCAGTCACGAGCGGGCGAAGGAGATGTCGGAGGCCCTGTGGAGCCTCAAGGAGGTGTTCCTGGTGGGCTTCTTTCTGCAGATCGGCATGCAGGGCCTGCCGGATGCAGGGGACCTGGCTTTCGCCCTGGCCTTTGCCGTTATCCTGCCGTTAAAAGGAATCCTGTTCTTCTTTCTGCTGGTGCTGTTCCGTCTGCGGGCCCGCAACGCCTTCCTCGGTGGCCTCAGCCTCGCGGCCTACAGCGAGTTCGGTCTCATCGTGGCGGCGGCGGTGCTGCCCGAGTGGCTGGTGCCCCTGGCGGTGACGGTGGCCCTGTCCTTCGTCATCGCCGCGCCCCTGAACCGGCTGGCCCATCCCCTGTATGAGCGTTTCGGGTCGTTCCTCGAGGGCTTCGAGCAGGCGCAGAGGCATCCCGATGAGGAGCCGGCGGCCTTCGGCGACGCGGAGATCCTCATCATGGGCATGGGACGTACGGGCAGCGCCGCCTACGATTTCATGGTGCCACGAAACCCGCGGGTGATCGGTCTGGACGCCGATCCCTATACCGTGGCCGCCCAGACGGCGGCGGGTCGCAACGTCGTCTATACGGACGTGGAGGACTCCAACTTTTGGCACGGCGTGGACCTGGCGGGGATCCGCGCCGTGGTGCTGGCCATGGACCACGTGGATGCCAAGGTTATGGCCGCGCGCCAACTGCGGGCCAGGGGCTTCGCCGGCCCCATCATCTCCCATGCCCTCCACGAGGACCATGTGGGGCTGATCAAGCAGGCGGGGGCGGACGAGACCTACCTCACGATGCACGAGGCGGGGGTGGGCCTGGCGGAGCACGTGTGCCAGGCCCTCGGCAACCCCGTGAGGTCGACCGCGGACTGA
- a CDS encoding haloalkane dehalogenase, translating to MSFLPDPGRSRAITVLSAALLAVSLLYTTVAAEPSSPVISAEFPYESHYVEVLGSKMHYVDEGEGDPILLLHGQPTSSYLWRNVIPHLADRARVIAPDNIGFGKSERPDIDYNYANHVSYIEGFIEALGLENVTVVGHDWGSAFALDYAARYTDNVKGVAFFEAIVAPMFPAANYDDLPPMLEEFFTTLRSAKGSELMVEQNYFVEKALPDMVMRDMTEAEMDAYREPFRTRDARRRVIVPWPNQIPIGNRPPHTTRVIGNYNQWLMTTDKPKLMLYARPGALNGPAAAEWMVAHTKNIETVYVGQGLHYLQEDQPEAIGRAIADWYRRLSP from the coding sequence ATGTCATTTTTACCGGACCCGGGTCGCAGTCGGGCCATCACTGTTCTGTCGGCGGCGTTGCTTGCCGTCTCTTTGCTTTACACCACCGTCGCGGCCGAACCATCATCGCCGGTCATATCGGCGGAGTTTCCCTACGAATCCCACTACGTGGAGGTGCTCGGCTCGAAGATGCACTACGTGGACGAGGGCGAAGGAGATCCCATTCTCCTGCTCCACGGCCAGCCGACGTCCTCTTATCTGTGGCGCAATGTCATCCCCCACCTCGCGGACCGTGCCCGGGTCATCGCGCCGGACAACATCGGTTTCGGCAAGTCCGAGCGTCCGGACATCGACTACAACTATGCGAATCACGTCAGCTACATCGAGGGCTTCATCGAGGCCCTGGGTCTGGAGAACGTCACCGTCGTGGGCCACGACTGGGGTTCGGCCTTCGCCCTCGATTATGCCGCACGGTATACCGATAACGTGAAGGGTGTGGCGTTCTTCGAGGCCATCGTGGCGCCCATGTTCCCGGCTGCGAACTACGACGACCTGCCGCCCATGCTCGAAGAGTTCTTCACCACCCTGCGTTCCGCCAAGGGAAGCGAACTGATGGTGGAGCAGAACTATTTCGTGGAGAAGGCCCTGCCGGACATGGTGATGCGCGACATGACCGAGGCGGAGATGGATGCCTATCGGGAACCGTTCCGGACCCGGGACGCACGGCGCCGCGTCATCGTCCCCTGGCCCAACCAGATCCCCATCGGCAATCGCCCACCCCATACCACACGGGTCATCGGCAATTACAACCAGTGGTTGATGACCACCGACAAGCCCAAACTCATGCTCTATGCCAGGCCCGGCGCCCTCAATGGTCCCGCCGCAGCGGAGTGGATGGTGGCGCACACCAAGAACATCGAGACCGTCTACGTGGGCCAGGGGCTGCATTATCTGCAGGAGGACCAGCCCGAGGCCATCGGGCGGGCCATCGCCGACTGGTACCGGCGTCTGTCACCTTGA
- a CDS encoding type II toxin-antitoxin system PemK/MazF family toxin, producing the protein MVKPAKGWIPDRQYIIWIDCNPQRGREMRDVHPFLVLSPKVFNERTSLVIGLPMTTAAYNADNPFAVAAGIAGRRKAGRTSYVLCHQPKSFDWRLRGGAPHPMKRITDARFAEVLALLNQIVQLA; encoded by the coding sequence GTGGTAAAACCGGCCAAGGGCTGGATACCCGATCGCCAGTACATCATCTGGATTGACTGCAACCCCCAGCGTGGGAGAGAAATGCGCGATGTCCATCCCTTTCTCGTCCTGTCTCCCAAAGTGTTCAACGAGCGCACTTCCCTGGTGATTGGCCTGCCCATGACCACAGCCGCCTACAACGCCGACAATCCATTCGCGGTAGCCGCCGGCATTGCCGGCAGGCGCAAGGCCGGGCGAACCAGTTACGTCCTTTGCCACCAGCCCAAATCCTTCGACTGGCGCTTGCGTGGCGGCGCGCCCCATCCAATGAAACGCATTACTGATGCCCGCTTTGCCGAGGTACTGGCTTTGCTCAACCAGATCGTGCAGTTGGCCTGA
- a CDS encoding DUF1499 domain-containing protein, with translation MCFHDGNQREWPHPPPVRGVSRRGGRGGLLVALRVHSRQQDTLRRPHEPIIDSLGRPMTSELHEERLDAVHQAVHACGARSVLDLGCGDGDLLARLVADGRFERLTGVDSSRAALAQLRVRLDGMAPLAMAQRVELVHGSMTEATAALSGFDCAVLVETIEHVDPRRLSVLERAVFEHMRPGAVVITTPNADFNPLLGLPPDGLRHPGHRFEWGRAKFRHWCQGVARRNGYQVTCSDLLGGSPPRRGQPDGSVPSGRRCGPAIPRTPMRHAMTIIWSLLVLLPVGVAVLFAILGVVSRQGEPPGLADGRLAPCPDRPNCVSSEGAPDPRHHVEPLVFREGAMTVLEAEIKDMGGRIRAREEGYLAAEFSSRLFGFVDDLEVRVDEPRGVIHPRSASRVGYGDGGVNRKRVAALRARYEARMESGP, from the coding sequence GTGTGTTTTCATGACGGCAACCAGCGGGAGTGGCCCCACCCGCCGCCGGTCCGCGGCGTCTCCCGGCGGGGCGGGAGGGGCGGGTTGCTGGTAGCATTGCGAGTCCATTCACGGCAGCAGGACACCCTGCGCCGCCCCCATGAGCCGATTATTGACTCCCTTGGCAGGCCGATGACTTCCGAACTCCACGAAGAGCGCCTCGATGCCGTGCACCAGGCCGTGCACGCCTGTGGGGCGCGCAGCGTCCTCGATCTCGGTTGCGGCGATGGCGACCTGCTCGCCCGCCTGGTGGCTGATGGGCGCTTCGAGCGGCTCACGGGGGTCGATTCCTCCCGGGCGGCCCTGGCACAGCTCCGCGTCCGCCTGGACGGCATGGCGCCCCTTGCCATGGCGCAGCGCGTGGAACTGGTTCACGGCTCCATGACCGAGGCCACGGCCGCCCTGTCGGGTTTCGACTGTGCCGTGCTGGTGGAGACCATCGAGCACGTGGATCCCCGGCGCCTGTCGGTGCTCGAGCGCGCGGTATTCGAACACATGCGCCCGGGTGCGGTGGTGATCACCACCCCCAACGCCGACTTCAACCCTTTGCTCGGGCTGCCGCCCGACGGCCTCCGGCACCCCGGCCACCGTTTCGAGTGGGGCCGCGCGAAGTTCCGCCATTGGTGCCAGGGCGTGGCCCGGCGCAACGGCTACCAGGTAACCTGTTCCGATCTTTTGGGTGGATCCCCTCCACGGCGGGGCCAGCCAGATGGCAGTGTTCCATCTGGCCGCCGCTGCGGCCCGGCAATCCCCCGCACACCCATGAGGCATGCCATGACGATCATCTGGAGCCTGTTGGTCCTGCTGCCGGTGGGGGTGGCGGTGCTGTTCGCCATCCTCGGCGTGGTATCCCGGCAGGGCGAGCCACCGGGTCTGGCCGATGGCCGCCTCGCACCGTGCCCCGACCGGCCCAACTGCGTCAGCAGCGAGGGGGCGCCGGACCCCCGGCACCACGTGGAGCCCCTGGTCTTCCGGGAAGGCGCCATGACCGTCCTCGAGGCGGAGATAAAGGATATGGGAGGGCGCATCCGCGCCCGGGAGGAGGGCTACCTCGCGGCGGAGTTCTCGTCACGGCTGTTCGGTTTCGTGGATGATCTGGAGGTCCGTGTCGACGAGCCCCGGGGGGTGATCCACCCGCGCTCGGCCTCCCGGGTGGGCTACGGCGATGGCGGCGTCAACCGCAAGCGCGTGGCTGCCCTGAGAGCCCGTTATGAAGCGCGGATGGAATCCGGCCCCTAA
- a CDS encoding 3'-5' exonuclease: MKAAEQHERAHLSEVKRRLRAALETIDTRLEEYRQDIQAQKTYLWESRAEMDHVEKIASRQSIEQALMSGDQLLASRKRLLKLAGSPYFGRFDFVPADGAHANAIYIGVHGFHDDGDNKAIVHDWRAPVASMFYDHETGPAWYEAPAGRVHGEMVMKRQFRIRDGEMEFMLDSAVNIMDDVLQEELSRTSDEGMKNIVATIQRDQNAIIRDEHASVLIIQGVAGSGKTSIALHRIAFLLYRFKDTLSSEDILIISPNRVFADYISNVLPELGEETVSEVQMETLAAELLEHEYRFQTFFEQTAQLLKKPDEALQERIAVKSSADFLATINAYAAHVEKNSFIAGDLWIGRRLVPGWLLEETFQKNRGYALTERVNRTAAAIEQKIGIQYHYDLRADERAELKQAIRGMYRRSTLRETYKGLFTWMGRPELFKATGGRLEYADVFPLIHLKMRLEGKSTSPRRVKHLLIDEMQDYTPVQYAVIARLFNCKKTILGDANQSVNPYGSSTATTIRDVFQQGSCVQLNKSYRSTWEITRFAQGISPDPELVAIERHGEPPRVIRCRNKAEETAHIAAIAAGLADCGHHTLGIICKTQARAEALAGALEEAGLDPHLLSASSTTFSQGIMVCTAHMAKGLEFDQVIVAEATARNYHTALDRNLLYVACTRAMHRLTLTHVGKATALIPDTASPAVP, encoded by the coding sequence ATGAAAGCAGCCGAACAGCACGAACGCGCCCATCTCTCCGAGGTCAAGAGGCGGCTGCGCGCCGCCCTCGAGACCATCGACACCCGGCTGGAGGAATATCGCCAGGACATCCAGGCCCAGAAGACCTATCTGTGGGAGAGCCGGGCCGAGATGGACCACGTAGAGAAGATCGCCAGCCGCCAGTCCATCGAGCAGGCCCTCATGAGCGGCGACCAGCTGCTGGCGTCCCGGAAGCGCCTGCTGAAGCTGGCCGGCTCACCCTATTTCGGCCGTTTCGACTTCGTCCCCGCGGACGGGGCTCATGCCAACGCCATCTATATCGGCGTCCACGGCTTCCACGACGACGGCGACAACAAGGCCATCGTCCATGACTGGCGCGCCCCCGTCGCCTCCATGTTCTACGACCACGAGACCGGCCCCGCATGGTACGAGGCCCCGGCCGGCCGGGTGCACGGCGAGATGGTCATGAAGCGCCAGTTCCGCATCCGCGACGGCGAGATGGAGTTCATGCTTGACAGCGCCGTCAACATCATGGACGACGTCCTCCAGGAGGAACTGAGCCGCACCTCCGACGAGGGCATGAAGAACATCGTGGCCACCATCCAGCGGGATCAGAACGCCATCATTCGCGACGAGCACGCATCGGTCCTCATCATCCAGGGCGTGGCCGGCTCCGGCAAGACCTCCATCGCCCTGCACCGCATCGCCTTCCTGCTCTATCGCTTCAAGGATACCCTGAGTTCCGAGGACATCCTCATCATCTCGCCGAACCGCGTGTTCGCCGACTATATCTCCAACGTGCTGCCGGAACTCGGCGAGGAGACCGTCAGCGAGGTCCAGATGGAGACCCTGGCGGCCGAGCTGCTGGAGCACGAGTATCGCTTCCAGACCTTCTTCGAGCAGACCGCCCAGTTGCTGAAAAAACCGGACGAGGCCCTGCAGGAACGCATCGCCGTCAAGTCGTCGGCCGATTTCCTCGCCACCATCAACGCCTACGCGGCCCATGTGGAGAAGAACAGCTTCATCGCCGGGGACCTGTGGATCGGGCGTCGCCTCGTGCCGGGCTGGCTGCTGGAGGAGACCTTCCAGAAAAACCGGGGTTATGCCCTAACGGAGCGCGTCAACCGCACCGCCGCCGCCATCGAGCAGAAGATCGGCATCCAGTACCATTACGACCTCAGGGCGGACGAGCGCGCCGAACTCAAGCAGGCCATCAGGGGCATGTACCGCCGTTCCACCCTGCGCGAGACCTACAAGGGCCTCTTCACCTGGATGGGCAGGCCGGAGTTGTTCAAGGCGACGGGCGGCAGGCTCGAATACGCCGATGTGTTCCCCCTCATCCATCTCAAGATGCGCCTGGAGGGCAAGAGCACCTCGCCGCGGCGGGTCAAGCACCTGCTGATCGACGAGATGCAGGACTACACGCCGGTGCAATACGCCGTCATCGCCAGGCTCTTCAACTGCAAGAAGACCATCCTGGGGGACGCCAACCAGTCGGTGAACCCCTACGGCTCGTCCACCGCCACCACCATCCGGGACGTCTTCCAGCAGGGCAGCTGTGTCCAGCTCAACAAGAGCTATCGCTCAACCTGGGAGATCACCCGTTTCGCCCAGGGCATCTCCCCCGACCCGGAGCTGGTGGCCATCGAGCGCCACGGTGAGCCCCCGCGGGTCATCCGCTGCAGGAACAAGGCCGAGGAGACGGCCCACATCGCCGCCATCGCCGCGGGCCTGGCGGACTGCGGCCACCATACCCTCGGCATCATCTGTAAGACCCAGGCGCGCGCCGAGGCGCTGGCCGGCGCCCTCGAGGAGGCCGGCCTCGACCCCCACCTGCTCTCCGCCTCCAGCACCACCTTCAGCCAGGGCATCATGGTGTGCACGGCCCACATGGCCAAGGGCCTGGAGTTCGACCAGGTCATCGTCGCCGAGGCGACCGCCAGGAACTACCACACCGCCCTGGATCGCAACCTGCTCTATGTCGCCTGCACCCGTGCCATGCACCGCCTGACCCTCACCCACGTGGGCAAGGCGACGGCACTGATCCCCGACACCGCTTCACCGGCCGTCCCCTGA
- a CDS encoding type II toxin-antitoxin system RelE/ParE family toxin yields the protein MGNYKIVFKKSVSKDLRPIPNKDIARILQRMNELQENPRPVGSEKLSGKERYRIRQGVYRIIYEVADELLVVTVVKVGHRKHVYKRS from the coding sequence ATGGGAAACTATAAGATTGTCTTCAAGAAATCTGTCTCCAAGGATCTGCGGCCAATCCCAAACAAAGATATTGCCCGTATCCTTCAGCGCATGAATGAACTGCAGGAGAATCCCCGCCCGGTCGGCAGTGAAAAGCTTTCAGGGAAGGAGCGCTACCGGATTCGACAGGGTGTGTACCGAATCATATATGAAGTGGCAGATGAGCTTCTTGTCGTAACGGTTGTGAAGGTGGGTCACCGAAAACATGTCTACAAGCGCAGCTAA
- a CDS encoding cytochrome c peroxidase → MRSLIIVIGAVLALSGGAVAAGKGNDRGHGHAADQGRAHGQGHGNGRLPGPVRDSDFHDEGRPDPAKVELGRFLFFDKELSGNRNISCATCHHSLTDTGDGLSLPVGEGGSGLGVTRDTGQGVHAIPERVPRNAPPVFNLGAGSMTHMFHDGRVTIDPSRPSGFFSPAGDDLPPGLDNVLAAQAMFPVTSGTEMAGQLGENSIANAAAVDNLAGPDGVWDQLAYRLQAIPAYVELFIAAYDDIQQAGDITFVHAANAIAAFEASAWRADDSPFDAYLRGDREAMSRQAVAGMRLFYGKARCSSCHSGKFQTDMAFHAIAMPQIGPGKGNGPDGHDDFGRELVTGDIEDRYRFRTPPLRNVALTGPWGHGGAYNTLRAVVEHHLDPTAGLEGYDTDQVVMPRRDDLDLLDFVVHNDPTRRWDIAAANTLEPVRLRPNEVDDLLAFLHALTDPGSIDLRGDVPTALPSGLPLFD, encoded by the coding sequence ATGCGCTCACTAATCATCGTTATCGGTGCGGTCTTGGCGTTGAGCGGCGGTGCGGTTGCGGCCGGCAAGGGCAATGACCGGGGCCATGGGCACGCGGCGGATCAGGGCAGGGCCCACGGCCAGGGCCACGGCAACGGCCGCCTGCCGGGGCCCGTAAGGGATAGCGATTTCCATGACGAGGGCCGGCCGGACCCCGCCAAGGTGGAGTTGGGCCGGTTCCTGTTCTTCGACAAGGAGCTGAGCGGCAACCGTAACATCTCCTGTGCCACCTGCCATCATTCCCTGACGGATACGGGGGACGGCCTGTCCCTGCCCGTGGGGGAGGGCGGCAGTGGCCTGGGGGTCACCCGCGACACCGGCCAGGGCGTCCACGCCATTCCGGAGCGGGTGCCGCGCAATGCACCGCCCGTGTTCAACCTGGGGGCCGGCAGCATGACCCACATGTTCCATGACGGCCGGGTGACCATCGATCCGTCCCGGCCCAGTGGCTTCTTCTCCCCCGCCGGCGACGACCTGCCGCCGGGCCTGGACAACGTGCTGGCGGCCCAGGCCATGTTCCCTGTCACCTCCGGTACCGAGATGGCGGGGCAGCTCGGGGAGAATAGCATCGCCAACGCCGCGGCGGTGGACAACCTGGCCGGCCCGGACGGTGTCTGGGACCAGCTGGCCTACCGGCTGCAGGCCATACCGGCCTACGTGGAACTCTTCATCGCCGCCTATGACGACATCCAGCAGGCGGGTGACATCACCTTCGTCCATGCGGCCAATGCCATTGCCGCCTTCGAGGCCAGTGCCTGGCGCGCCGACGACAGCCCCTTCGATGCCTATCTGCGTGGCGACAGGGAGGCCATGAGCCGGCAGGCGGTGGCGGGCATGCGGCTCTTCTACGGCAAGGCGCGGTGTAGCTCCTGCCATAGCGGTAAGTTCCAGACGGACATGGCCTTCCACGCCATTGCCATGCCCCAGATCGGCCCGGGCAAGGGCAACGGACCGGACGGTCATGACGACTTCGGCCGGGAACTGGTGACCGGCGATATCGAGGACCGCTACCGGTTCCGCACCCCGCCCCTGCGCAACGTGGCCCTCACCGGCCCCTGGGGCCACGGCGGTGCCTACAACACCCTGCGGGCCGTAGTGGAGCATCACCTCGACCCGACCGCCGGGCTGGAGGGCTACGATACTGATCAGGTGGTCATGCCGCGGCGCGACGATCTGGACCTCCTGGATTTCGTGGTCCACAACGACCCGACCCGGCGCTGGGATATCGCCGCCGCCAACACCCTGGAGCCCGTGCGCCTGCGCCCCAACGAGGTGGACGATCTCCTGGCCTTCCTCCACGCCCTCACGGATCCGGGCAGCATCGACCTGCGGGGCGACGTGCCGACGGCGCTGCCGAGCGGTCTGCCCCTGTTCGATTGA
- a CDS encoding formylglycine-generating enzyme family protein yields MSPKPIHTTALLVSVLALTGAPSIMAREILAGKIIENVLGMRFVHIPAGSFVMGTADPAAAAAEVADPDPAYAEDETPAHEVTISRPFYMGQTEVTQGVWLEVMENQPGPAAWWEGDDWARLPVAAVSWNMAARFVEELNRMDPAHRYRLPTEAEWEYAARAGTTGLRPVATEALPDHAWYIANSGDHPHAVATREPNAFGLYDTLGNVWEWVADDYAPDTYTAAPRRDPQGPTTSRSKVRRGGSYHCPEHQIRPAYRGANAPHVRYTVLGLRVVAEPRHGP; encoded by the coding sequence ATGAGCCCCAAGCCCATCCACACCACCGCCCTGCTGGTCTCGGTCCTGGCCCTGACCGGCGCCCCGTCCATCATGGCTCGGGAGATCTTGGCCGGGAAGATCATTGAAAACGTCCTCGGCATGCGCTTCGTGCACATCCCTGCCGGCAGCTTCGTCATGGGCACAGCGGATCCGGCGGCGGCCGCCGCCGAGGTGGCCGACCCGGACCCCGCCTACGCCGAGGACGAGACCCCCGCCCACGAGGTCACCATCTCCCGCCCCTTCTACATGGGGCAGACCGAAGTCACCCAGGGGGTATGGCTCGAGGTGATGGAGAACCAGCCCGGTCCCGCCGCGTGGTGGGAGGGCGACGACTGGGCACGGCTGCCGGTGGCGGCGGTGTCGTGGAACATGGCGGCCCGTTTCGTGGAGGAACTGAACCGCATGGATCCCGCCCACCGCTACCGCCTCCCCACCGAGGCCGAATGGGAATACGCCGCCCGCGCCGGCACCACGGGGCTACGGCCCGTGGCCACGGAGGCCCTGCCCGACCATGCCTGGTACATCGCCAACTCCGGCGACCACCCCCATGCCGTGGCGACCCGCGAGCCCAACGCCTTCGGCCTCTACGACACCCTCGGCAACGTGTGGGAATGGGTGGCGGACGACTATGCCCCGGACACCTATACCGCGGCGCCCCGCCGCGACCCCCAGGGCCCGACTACGAGCCGCTCGAAGGTGCGCCGCGGCGGCTCTTACCACTGCCCCGAGCACCAGATCCGCCCCGCCTACCGGGGAGCCAATGCCCCCCATGTCCGCTATACGGTGCTGGGCCTGCGGGTGGTGGCCGAACCGCGGCATGGGCCCTGA
- a CDS encoding AbrB/MazE/SpoVT family DNA-binding domain-containing protein has protein sequence MAETVLDIKKWGNNLGVRLPAAVARAAHLHADQRVRITVEGERIIITPLHDEPLSLEQRLARFDPERHGGEAMSVDERLGAERW, from the coding sequence ATGGCCGAGACCGTCCTTGACATCAAAAAATGGGGCAACAATCTTGGCGTGCGTTTGCCTGCGGCCGTGGCCCGTGCTGCGCACCTGCATGCTGACCAACGCGTGCGCATTACCGTAGAAGGCGAGCGGATCATTATCACGCCGCTACATGACGAACCCCTGAGCCTGGAACAGCGCCTGGCCCGCTTTGATCCCGAGCGCCACGGTGGGGAGGCCATGTCCGTCGATGAAAGGCTGGGGGCAGAAAGGTGGTAA